The following proteins are encoded in a genomic region of Streptococcus cristatus AS 1.3089:
- a CDS encoding class I SAM-dependent rRNA methyltransferase yields the protein MKKLTVNKQTEEKLRKGILVLDKNDFPTLSFTDQCVELHSQQGKFLGTAYLSLQNKGLGWLISYAKVELNSAFFQHLFEKAKDKRFYYSHAEDTTAYRLFNQEGDGFGGFTVDIYEKYAVFSWYNSFVFSIKDQIVAAFQQVFPEVAGAYEKIRFKSLDYESAHLYGAEAPAYFTVLENGVRYQVFMNDGLMTGIFLDQHEVRGSLVDGLASGKSLLNMFSYTAAFSVAAAMGGASQTTSVDLAKRSRELSQAHFEANGLDLELHRFVVMDVFDYFKYAKRHELKYDVIVLDPPSFARNKKQTFSVAKDYHRLVAQALEILSPKGTLILSTNAANVSKSKFKKEIEKGFAGVPHRYLAEYGLPADFVYNKKDENSNYLKVFTIKVNK from the coding sequence ATGAAGAAACTTACTGTTAATAAACAGACAGAGGAAAAGTTGAGAAAAGGAATTTTAGTTCTAGATAAGAATGATTTTCCAACTCTTTCATTCACCGATCAATGTGTGGAATTGCATAGTCAGCAGGGGAAGTTCTTGGGAACGGCTTATCTCTCCTTACAAAATAAGGGACTTGGCTGGCTGATTTCCTATGCTAAGGTAGAGCTGAACTCCGCTTTCTTTCAGCATTTGTTTGAAAAAGCTAAAGACAAGCGTTTTTATTACAGTCATGCAGAGGATACGACAGCCTATCGCCTGTTTAACCAAGAAGGTGACGGTTTTGGCGGTTTTACGGTTGATATCTATGAGAAATATGCCGTTTTCTCTTGGTACAATTCCTTTGTTTTTTCAATCAAGGATCAGATAGTGGCTGCTTTCCAGCAGGTATTTCCTGAGGTCGCTGGAGCTTACGAGAAGATTCGCTTCAAGAGCTTGGACTATGAGTCTGCCCATCTCTACGGAGCAGAAGCGCCAGCCTATTTTACGGTTTTGGAGAATGGCGTGCGCTATCAAGTCTTCATGAATGATGGCCTGATGACTGGGATTTTTCTGGACCAGCACGAAGTGCGGGGGAGTCTGGTTGACGGCTTAGCTAGCGGAAAAAGTCTGCTCAATATGTTCTCCTACACAGCAGCATTTTCGGTGGCAGCTGCCATGGGCGGTGCCAGTCAAACAACTTCGGTGGATTTGGCCAAACGTAGCCGCGAGCTTTCCCAAGCGCATTTTGAAGCCAATGGTTTGGATTTAGAGCTGCATCGTTTCGTGGTCATGGATGTCTTTGATTACTTCAAATACGCCAAGCGTCACGAGTTAAAATATGATGTGATTGTCCTAGATCCGCCGAGCTTTGCTCGCAATAAAAAGCAGACCTTCTCTGTTGCGAAAGATTACCATCGTTTGGTGGCTCAGGCCTTGGAAATCTTGAGCCCAAAAGGAACATTGATTCTTTCGACCAACGCAGCTAATGTTTCTAAAAGTAAGTTTAAAAAAGAAATTGAAAAAGGATTTGCAGGAGTCCCTCACCGCTATCTAGCGGAATATGGTCTACCAGC